CATGTAGTGCCTTACGAAAACGCCTGGGCTGTGAGACGTGAAGGGAATAAGCGGATTACCTCTAAGCACCGGCGCCAGGATACCGCCATCAATAAAGCCAAAAGACTGGCCAGGAAGTACAAGGCCGATGTGATCATCCACCGGGAAGATGGGAGTATACGAGACCGGATTAACTACGATTGAGTCACTCTTACAACTTTACCCTGCT
This DNA window, taken from Muriicola soli, encodes the following:
- a CDS encoding DUF2188 domain-containing protein; the protein is MPKNNSSRSWIDIVTELVELFFKSSSRSKRGRTWHQHVVPYENAWAVRREGNKRITSKHRRQDTAINKAKRLARKYKADVIIHREDGSIRDRINYD